A window of the Flavobacterium sangjuense genome harbors these coding sequences:
- the folP gene encoding dihydropteroate synthase translates to MTINCLGKLIDLTSPKVMGILNVTPNSFYDGGKHSDEKSVLFQVEKMLAEGAAFIDIGAYSSKPSAEFVSEEEEIERLIPVIKLVLKHFPETLISVDTFRSKVAKAGIENGACIINDISAGSLDTAMMETVAKLKVPYVMMHMKGNPQTMQSMANYENITKEMLLYFSEKVALARSLEISDLLIDPGFGFAKTKQQNFEVMNNLELFQMLELPILVGVSRKSMIYKTLETSADAALNGTTVLNTIALQKGANILRVHDVKEAMETIKLVSQL, encoded by the coding sequence ATGACCATTAATTGCCTCGGAAAACTAATTGACTTAACGTCTCCCAAAGTGATGGGAATATTAAATGTCACCCCAAATTCGTTCTACGATGGAGGTAAACATTCCGATGAAAAGAGTGTGCTTTTCCAAGTTGAAAAAATGCTTGCTGAAGGTGCGGCTTTTATTGATATTGGAGCTTATTCAAGCAAGCCAAGTGCAGAATTTGTTTCGGAAGAAGAAGAAATTGAACGGTTAATTCCGGTTATAAAATTAGTACTAAAACACTTTCCGGAAACGCTGATATCTGTTGATACTTTTAGGTCCAAAGTAGCGAAAGCCGGAATCGAAAATGGAGCCTGCATTATCAATGATATTTCGGCAGGAAGTTTAGACACAGCTATGATGGAAACCGTTGCCAAACTCAAGGTTCCTTATGTTATGATGCACATGAAAGGCAATCCGCAAACGATGCAAAGTATGGCGAATTATGAAAATATCACTAAAGAAATGCTGCTTTACTTTTCCGAAAAAGTTGCGCTGGCACGGAGTTTGGAAATCAGCGATTTGCTGATTGATCCTGGTTTTGGATTTGCAAAAACCAAACAACAAAATTTTGAAGTTATGAATAATTTAGAGTTGTTTCAAATGCTCGAACTGCCAATATTAGTTGGTGTTTCACGAAAATCAATGATATATAAAACGTTGGAAACTTCAGCTGATGCTGCACTAAACGGAACAACAGTTTTGAATACGATTGCGTTGCAAAAAGGCGCTAATATTCTCAGAGTACACGATGTAAAAGAAGCTATGGAAACTATAAAGTTAGTATCACAGTTATGA
- the rlmH gene encoding 23S rRNA (pseudouridine(1915)-N(3))-methyltransferase RlmH, with protein sequence MNIKLLAIGKTDNKALQSLIDDYTKRLSFYIKFDLEIIPDIKNVKNLSESQQKEKEGELILSKLTPTDQLILLDENGTTFSSVGFSDYLQKKMNSGVKTLVFVIGGPYGFSDEVYQKAQGKISLSLMTFSHQMVRLFFIEQLYRGFTILRNEPYHHQ encoded by the coding sequence ATGAATATCAAACTTTTAGCCATTGGCAAAACCGATAACAAAGCGTTGCAGTCATTAATTGATGATTACACCAAACGATTATCTTTTTATATAAAGTTTGATTTGGAGATTATTCCCGATATTAAAAATGTCAAAAATCTTTCCGAAAGTCAGCAAAAAGAAAAAGAAGGCGAACTGATTTTATCTAAACTCACACCAACGGATCAATTGATTTTATTAGATGAAAACGGAACGACATTTTCCAGTGTTGGCTTTTCAGATTATCTGCAGAAGAAAATGAATTCCGGAGTAAAAACTTTGGTGTTTGTTATTGGTGGACCTTATGGTTTTAGCGATGAAGTCTATCAAAAAGCGCAGGGTAAAATTTCGCTTTCGCTTATGACATTTTCGCATCAAATGGTGCGTTTATTTTTTATAGAACAATTGTATCGCGGGTTTACGATTCTTCGAAACGAACCGTATCATCATCAGTAA
- a CDS encoding shikimate dehydrogenase family protein → METIKKFGLIGKNISYSFSKKYFTDKFALGNLADCSYENFDIQAIEEFPTIIANNPDLKGLNVTIPYKESVIPFLHKLSKNAAQIGAVNVIRITKKGNLKGYNSDYYGFMKSLEPLLQPHHKKALILGTGGAAKAVSFALDKLGILYTFVTREEKEGMIDYNRINATTFDNYHIIINCTPVGTSPNTKEFPPIPYNFFTEKHIAFDLIYNPEETQFLKKAKKKGAITKNGYEMLVLQAEKAWKIWNK, encoded by the coding sequence ATGGAAACAATTAAGAAATTTGGCTTAATAGGGAAAAACATAAGCTATTCCTTTTCGAAGAAATACTTCACTGATAAATTTGCTTTAGGAAATTTAGCCGATTGCTCTTATGAAAATTTCGACATTCAGGCTATAGAAGAATTCCCGACTATTATTGCCAATAATCCTGACTTAAAAGGATTAAATGTTACTATTCCATATAAAGAAAGTGTCATTCCATTTCTTCATAAGCTTTCCAAAAACGCAGCTCAAATTGGAGCCGTAAATGTTATTCGGATAACCAAGAAAGGCAACTTAAAAGGTTACAATTCCGATTATTATGGTTTTATGAAATCTTTGGAACCATTACTACAACCACATCATAAAAAAGCTTTAATACTTGGAACTGGTGGCGCAGCGAAAGCAGTTTCTTTTGCATTAGACAAACTCGGAATTCTATACACTTTTGTGACTCGAGAAGAAAAAGAAGGCATGATTGATTATAACCGAATCAATGCTACCACTTTTGATAATTACCACATCATCATTAATTGCACGCCTGTTGGCACAAGTCCAAACACCAAAGAATTTCCGCCAATTCCTTATAATTTCTTTACCGAAAAGCATATTGCTTTCGATTTGATATACAATCCGGAAGAAACGCAGTTTTTAAAGAAGGCTAAAAAGAAAGGTGCAATTACCAAAAACGGTTACGAAATGTTAGTCCTTCAGGCGGAAAAAGCCTGGAAGATTTGGAATAAATAA
- a CDS encoding tetratricopeptide repeat protein → MHLDHDEEDYNLSLSKFESMLKTNKVLFFDSEEFEEIILHYLDMGKATLAKKALKLGLEQHPKSTGLKLVQVEMLVYDDKLDQAEKLLNELYAIEPTNEEIFIQKANIYSKRDNHEKAVEFLQTALKYTEDFADVYNLIGMEYLFMDNLELAKENFIKCLEEDFEDQSALYNVVYCFEFLDQNLEAIEYLKTYIDRNPYSEIAWHQSGRLYYGVKDYENAVRSFEFATYIDEEFVGAYMEKGKALERLKRYEDAIESYNKTIELDDPTSYALLRIGKCYEKLGNKVQALKFFNKTVHEDPLLDKGWIAITDFYVRQKNYQKALYFVNKALAIDDQNRLYWKRYATINKAMDHFEEAEFGYRKAVEFGDYQLDTWLFWVDIMQIMGEYNNAILTLIQAAEYFPDDYEIEYRMAGFHMLLNEEEKGNYHLSNGLRLNFKHNTIIKELFPTVWDRTSVQEYIAKHKK, encoded by the coding sequence ATGCACCTAGATCACGACGAAGAAGATTACAACTTATCCTTATCGAAATTTGAATCGATGTTGAAAACCAACAAAGTTTTATTTTTCGACTCAGAGGAATTCGAGGAAATCATTCTGCATTACCTCGATATGGGAAAAGCTACACTAGCCAAGAAAGCCTTAAAATTAGGACTGGAACAACATCCAAAGTCCACGGGATTAAAACTTGTTCAGGTAGAAATGTTGGTGTACGATGACAAACTCGATCAGGCTGAAAAGTTACTTAACGAACTTTATGCAATTGAGCCAACTAACGAAGAAATTTTTATCCAAAAAGCCAATATCTATTCCAAAAGAGACAACCACGAAAAAGCGGTGGAGTTTTTACAAACAGCTCTAAAGTATACCGAAGATTTTGCCGATGTCTATAACTTAATAGGTATGGAATATCTTTTTATGGATAATCTGGAATTGGCAAAAGAAAACTTTATCAAATGTTTGGAAGAAGATTTTGAAGATCAATCTGCCTTATATAATGTAGTGTATTGTTTTGAATTTTTAGACCAGAACCTTGAAGCCATTGAATACCTTAAAACGTATATTGATAGAAATCCATACAGCGAAATCGCTTGGCATCAGTCAGGAAGATTATATTATGGTGTAAAAGATTATGAAAATGCAGTGCGTTCTTTTGAATTCGCAACTTATATAGACGAAGAATTTGTTGGCGCTTACATGGAAAAAGGAAAAGCTTTAGAGCGATTGAAACGTTATGAAGACGCCATTGAAAGTTATAACAAAACTATCGAGTTAGATGACCCAACATCGTATGCTTTGTTACGTATTGGTAAATGTTATGAAAAACTAGGCAATAAAGTACAGGCACTGAAATTTTTCAATAAAACAGTACACGAAGATCCATTGTTAGACAAAGGTTGGATTGCGATTACTGATTTTTATGTTCGCCAAAAAAATTATCAAAAAGCATTGTATTTTGTCAACAAAGCATTAGCTATTGATGACCAAAATCGTTTGTACTGGAAACGTTACGCTACGATTAACAAAGCGATGGATCATTTTGAAGAAGCCGAATTCGGTTATCGCAAAGCTGTTGAATTTGGTGATTATCAATTAGACACTTGGTTGTTTTGGGTTGACATTATGCAAATAATGGGCGAATACAACAACGCCATTTTAACTTTAATCCAAGCTGCTGAATACTTCCCGGACGATTACGAAATAGAATATCGTATGGCAGGTTTTCATATGCTTTTGAACGAAGAAGAAAAAGGAAATTATCACTTGAGTAATGGTTTGCGTCTTAATTTTAAACACAACACCATTATAAAAGAACTGTTTCCAACCGTTTGGGACAGAACTTCTGTTCAGGAATATATCGCAAAGCACAAAAAATAA
- a CDS encoding aspartate aminotransferase family protein, whose product MKEDFLKYQAQTSPYPLGMEISHAVGSYIYDTNNKKYLDFVAGVSATSLGHQHPRVNQAIKDQLDKYSHVMVYGEYAQHPAVAYCKLLVENLPPSLNKVYLVNSGTEACEGALKLVRRVTGRSQLISCHNAYHGNTMGSMSVMGFEERKQIFRPLIPDVDFITFNNEEDIQKITTKTAGIILESIQGGAGFIEPKNDFLAKIKKRCEEVGALLILDEIQPGFGRTGKLFGFENYNVVPDVIIIGKGMAGGMPVGGFVANEKHMDLLSHDPKLGHITTFGGHPVIAAACLATLEEILEKDYTKQSLAKEKLFRSLLVHPLIEEIRGRGLMLAAMTKDSEITNKVIFKCQEKGLILFWLLFEGCAIRITPPLTISDDEISEGCAIIIEAMNQIFSELKNC is encoded by the coding sequence ATGAAAGAGGACTTTTTAAAATACCAGGCTCAAACTTCGCCTTATCCTTTGGGCATGGAAATTTCACATGCTGTTGGTTCTTATATCTACGACACGAATAACAAAAAATATTTGGATTTTGTGGCCGGAGTTTCAGCGACAAGTTTGGGTCATCAGCACCCAAGAGTTAATCAGGCTATCAAAGACCAGTTGGACAAATATTCGCATGTGATGGTGTATGGTGAATATGCACAACATCCTGCTGTAGCGTATTGTAAATTATTGGTAGAGAATTTACCGCCGAGTTTAAACAAAGTTTATTTGGTGAACTCCGGAACAGAAGCCTGCGAAGGCGCTTTAAAACTCGTTCGCAGAGTTACCGGAAGAAGCCAATTAATATCGTGTCATAATGCGTATCATGGCAATACGATGGGTTCGATGAGCGTAATGGGTTTTGAAGAGCGCAAACAAATCTTTCGCCCATTAATTCCGGATGTTGATTTCATCACATTCAATAACGAAGAAGACATTCAAAAAATAACAACCAAAACTGCCGGAATCATTCTTGAAAGCATTCAAGGCGGTGCTGGTTTTATAGAACCTAAAAATGATTTTTTAGCCAAAATCAAAAAACGTTGTGAAGAAGTTGGCGCCTTACTGATTCTTGACGAAATCCAACCCGGATTCGGACGCACCGGAAAACTATTCGGTTTTGAAAACTACAATGTCGTTCCCGACGTAATTATAATAGGAAAAGGAATGGCTGGCGGAATGCCTGTTGGTGGCTTTGTTGCCAATGAAAAGCACATGGATTTATTAAGCCATGATCCAAAGCTTGGACACATCACCACTTTTGGCGGTCATCCTGTCATAGCGGCAGCCTGTTTGGCCACTTTGGAAGAAATTTTGGAAAAAGACTACACCAAACAATCATTAGCTAAAGAAAAGCTTTTTCGAAGCCTTTTGGTACATCCTTTGATAGAAGAAATTCGAGGAAGAGGATTGATGCTGGCGGCGATGACAAAAGATTCAGAGATTACCAATAAAGTAATTTTTAAATGCCAGGAAAAAGGTTTGATTTTATTTTGGCTGCTTTTTGAAGGTTGCGCTATCCGAATTACTCCTCCATTAACAATATCTGATGATGAAATCAGTGAAGGTTGCGCCATCATTATTGAGGCTATGAATCAGATTTTCAGCGAGTTAAAAAATTGTTAA
- a CDS encoding OstA-like protein, whose protein sequence is MKKLLFYFGLLLFTLTTINAQKSSKIVVEHADHFDVDETLFPDAALLQGNVRVNHEGVIFTCNKAYFFQKENYIKAFGEVQMVQGDTLFLNSKYAEYNGEVKQAYATGNVVMRSPESTLVTDTINFDRNTQEAYYNTYGTITSKENKLRSKSGRYFANEKKFKFLTAVTITNPKYTIKSNHLDYYTNSGHSYLFGPSTITSKENFIYTEKGFYDTKKNLAHFLRKSYIKYKDRRIEGDSLYYDRNREYASATNNVKVTDSINKGIIKGHYAEIYRNLKTEKDSMMITKRAVAISLVENDSMYIHGKKMLITGKTGERIIRAFNNVRFYKTDMSGKCDSIHSNQKIALTKLIGRPILWNYDNQMTGDIMHLIGNNKTEKLDSLKVLNNAFIISKDTIGTGYNQVKGLNLYGKFKDNKLSEVDIIKNTEVIYYMRNDKHELIGINKSVGSKINLILDKNTIETITVYNNPDGDIYPEKDLPENARKLRGFIWRADERIKSKDDIFPPEENELDAKIQADRKAEMAKDNLPLEPSKETLDYDKNNPKPVVK, encoded by the coding sequence TTGAAAAAGTTACTTTTTTACTTCGGATTATTGCTCTTTACATTAACCACTATAAATGCGCAAAAATCATCCAAAATAGTTGTTGAACATGCCGATCATTTTGATGTCGATGAAACGCTGTTTCCAGATGCAGCTTTGCTTCAGGGAAATGTTAGAGTAAACCATGAAGGTGTAATTTTTACCTGTAACAAAGCTTATTTTTTTCAAAAGGAAAACTATATCAAAGCTTTTGGCGAAGTCCAAATGGTGCAAGGTGATACGCTTTTCTTAAACAGCAAATATGCGGAATATAATGGCGAAGTAAAGCAAGCTTATGCTACAGGAAATGTAGTGATGCGCTCTCCCGAATCGACTTTGGTTACCGATACAATCAACTTTGACAGAAATACACAGGAAGCGTATTACAACACTTACGGAACGATTACGAGCAAGGAAAATAAACTGAGAAGCAAATCCGGAAGGTATTTTGCCAACGAAAAGAAGTTTAAATTTCTAACAGCTGTTACCATTACTAATCCAAAATATACCATCAAGTCTAATCATTTGGATTATTATACCAATTCGGGTCACTCCTATTTATTTGGTCCTTCAACCATAACGAGTAAGGAGAATTTCATTTACACCGAAAAAGGTTTTTATGATACCAAAAAAAATCTGGCGCATTTTCTTCGAAAGTCCTATATCAAATACAAGGATCGGAGAATTGAAGGTGATAGTTTGTACTACGACCGAAACCGGGAATATGCATCGGCAACTAATAATGTAAAGGTTACCGATTCAATAAACAAAGGAATTATCAAAGGGCATTATGCCGAGATTTATCGAAATCTGAAAACGGAAAAAGATTCGATGATGATTACCAAAAGAGCCGTTGCCATATCATTGGTAGAAAATGATTCGATGTACATTCACGGAAAGAAAATGTTGATTACCGGAAAAACGGGAGAACGTATTATTCGTGCTTTCAATAACGTTCGTTTTTATAAAACGGATATGAGTGGTAAGTGCGATTCAATACATTCCAATCAAAAAATTGCGCTGACAAAACTCATAGGCAGACCGATCCTTTGGAATTACGATAACCAAATGACAGGTGACATTATGCATCTCATTGGAAATAACAAGACTGAAAAACTCGATTCACTCAAAGTACTGAACAATGCTTTTATCATATCAAAAGACACCATTGGAACCGGATATAATCAAGTGAAAGGACTAAATCTTTACGGCAAATTTAAAGACAATAAACTCAGCGAAGTTGATATTATAAAAAACACCGAAGTCATTTATTATATGCGAAATGACAAACACGAACTCATCGGAATTAACAAAAGTGTTGGTAGCAAAATCAATTTGATTTTAGACAAAAATACTATTGAAACCATAACAGTCTATAACAATCCGGATGGCGATATTTATCCCGAAAAGGACTTGCCCGAAAATGCTAGGAAATTACGCGGCTTCATTTGGCGTGCCGATGAACGAATAAAATCGAAAGACGATATTTTTCCGCCTGAAGAAAATGAACTCGATGCCAAAATTCAAGCAGATAGAAAAGCCGAAATGGCTAAAGACAATCTACCGCTGGAACCAAGCAAAGAAACTTTGGATTACGATAAGAATAACCCAAAGCCAGTGGTAAAATAG
- a CDS encoding T9SS type A sorting domain-containing protein, translating into MKTNTIISQPMRTITLLLLFVTGLAFAQPVINTPPPLQMCDYNNDNFEVWDLTLNIPIIINGNPNLSVTFHETQTDAETGGNPITNPTAFANIIPIGQIIWVRVTDPIDPIPAITSFELVFMPTPTVNTPPNMTYVDIPFDGQATFDLTTQNNIITSDVGTTIAYYHDLPSAQAQVNQIINEAAYTNSSNPENIYARVQNVNGCSAIVSFQLIVTNPDIVYIPDPNFKWELVFGNIATDATSNPVVLDVNGDGEIQVTEALLAHRLDPINIATTTFEGIKSFLNLEVFYTPTGCNIETLDVSGLQNLRDFQCQYNQIHNLNVSNCPALERLFCGGNYWINTLDLSGKPNLRNVWCEQNQISSLDVTGAPLLQYLSCRNNNLSTLDLSNNTALTDLNCGANPMTSLDVSNCTNLVNFHCAAAPITSLNMTGLTSIVDLNVRYTNLTSIDVSAFAGLTSINCDGNLFTELDLSHNPVLCGVQCSNSNTLNYLNIKNGGVCNAVSMISANPNLQFVCADEDEVDYYQTLFISQGFSTIVTSYCSFVPGGNFNTITGNIIFDGNGDGCDAGDAPQPLIKININDGTNTGDTFTNATGNYSFYTQDGNFTITPQIENPTWFTFSPVTATIPFADNLNHTITQNFCLAPNGIHRDVEMVIQPLTTARPGFNATYKLTYKNKGNQTSPVFLNFSYNDTLLDFVSSSVTPTATSSGHLAWTVMGLQPFQSGSVLITLNLSPASNIGDILTFTSFIDITTDENWDDNAFTLDQTVVGSYDPNAIICFEGDLLPVTEIGKYLHYGVTFENTGNYAAENVVVKDVIDITKYDINSLQVLGTSHQSYIKITGNTVEFVFQNIQLAAATGTPPVGGHGDVLFKIKSKNSLVNGDYVSKTAKIYFDYNAPINTNDAQTTFATLNNPIHEFDNSVKVYPNPTHSLINISSNSTIQSVSLYDIQGRLLETDLANSNEVSFDISGKSNGVYFLKITSDKGSKVEKVVKE; encoded by the coding sequence ATGAAAACCAATACTATAATCTCCCAACCCATGAGAACAATTACGCTGCTTTTATTATTTGTAACAGGTCTTGCTTTTGCACAGCCTGTCATCAACACGCCGCCACCTTTACAAATGTGTGATTACAACAATGACAATTTTGAAGTTTGGGATTTGACCCTTAATATACCTATTATTATCAATGGTAACCCTAACCTATCGGTAACTTTTCATGAAACTCAAACTGATGCAGAAACTGGAGGCAACCCAATTACTAATCCAACTGCTTTTGCGAACATCATACCAATTGGACAAATCATTTGGGTTCGTGTTACTGACCCTATAGATCCAATCCCTGCCATTACTTCATTTGAATTGGTATTCATGCCTACACCAACAGTCAATACACCACCAAATATGACCTATGTTGATATTCCGTTTGATGGGCAAGCTACTTTTGATTTGACAACACAGAATAACATTATCACGAGTGATGTAGGGACAACTATAGCTTATTATCACGATTTGCCGAGCGCTCAGGCACAGGTAAATCAAATCATTAATGAAGCTGCTTATACAAATAGCAGTAATCCGGAAAATATTTATGCCAGAGTTCAAAACGTAAACGGATGCTCTGCAATAGTTTCATTTCAATTGATTGTTACTAATCCTGATATTGTTTATATTCCTGATCCAAATTTCAAATGGGAATTAGTCTTTGGTAATATAGCCACTGATGCTACATCCAATCCGGTGGTTTTGGATGTAAATGGTGATGGTGAAATTCAGGTAACCGAAGCCTTACTGGCTCATCGACTAGATCCTATCAATATTGCTACAACTACTTTTGAAGGTATTAAAAGCTTTCTGAATTTGGAAGTATTTTATACGCCTACCGGTTGTAATATTGAGACTCTTGATGTAAGCGGACTGCAAAACCTTAGAGATTTTCAATGCCAATACAACCAGATACACAACCTGAACGTTAGCAATTGCCCTGCTTTGGAAAGACTTTTCTGTGGTGGCAATTATTGGATTAATACGCTTGACCTTAGTGGAAAACCCAATCTCAGAAATGTTTGGTGCGAACAAAATCAAATCAGCAGCTTAGATGTTACCGGAGCGCCGCTTTTACAATATTTATCGTGCCGAAACAATAATCTCAGTACTCTGGATTTATCGAATAATACTGCGCTTACAGATTTAAATTGTGGCGCAAACCCAATGACAAGCCTTGATGTATCGAATTGTACAAATCTGGTTAATTTTCATTGTGCCGCTGCCCCAATTACTTCTTTGAATATGACAGGTTTGACCAGCATTGTCGATTTGAACGTTCGTTATACCAATCTTACTTCGATTGATGTTTCCGCTTTTGCAGGTCTTACAAGCATAAACTGCGACGGTAATTTATTTACGGAACTCGACTTAAGCCATAATCCGGTATTGTGTGGTGTTCAATGTTCCAACAGCAACACGCTAAATTATTTAAACATAAAAAATGGTGGGGTCTGTAATGCTGTTTCTATGATTTCTGCCAATCCTAACCTTCAGTTTGTATGCGCCGATGAAGATGAAGTCGATTATTACCAAACTCTTTTCATCTCACAAGGATTTTCAACTATAGTTACCTCGTATTGTTCTTTTGTTCCGGGAGGTAATTTTAATACGATAACCGGTAACATTATTTTTGACGGTAATGGCGATGGCTGTGATGCCGGTGACGCACCTCAGCCTCTTATCAAAATCAACATTAATGATGGTACGAATACAGGCGATACTTTTACTAACGCTACCGGTAACTATTCGTTTTATACTCAGGACGGTAATTTCACTATCACACCTCAGATTGAAAATCCGACGTGGTTTACTTTCAGTCCTGTTACTGCAACAATTCCATTTGCTGATAATCTCAATCACACAATAACACAAAATTTCTGTTTGGCGCCAAATGGTATTCACAGAGATGTAGAAATGGTCATTCAGCCCTTAACCACAGCTCGTCCCGGATTTAATGCTACTTATAAACTGACATACAAAAACAAAGGGAATCAAACCTCTCCTGTGTTTCTTAACTTTAGCTATAATGATACCTTGCTGGACTTTGTTTCTTCCTCGGTGACACCAACTGCGACTTCGAGTGGGCACTTAGCATGGACCGTCATGGGCTTGCAACCTTTTCAAAGTGGCAGCGTGCTAATAACTTTAAATCTAAGCCCAGCGTCAAATATTGGAGACATATTGACTTTCACTTCCTTTATTGATATAACAACAGATGAAAACTGGGATGATAATGCATTTACCTTAGACCAAACAGTAGTGGGTTCTTATGACCCGAATGCAATCATTTGTTTTGAAGGCGACTTACTTCCTGTGACAGAAATTGGCAAATACCTTCACTATGGAGTGACCTTTGAAAATACAGGAAACTATGCTGCTGAAAATGTGGTGGTAAAAGATGTAATTGACATTACTAAATATGATATCAATTCGTTACAGGTTTTAGGAACCTCACATCAGTCATACATAAAAATAACAGGAAATACTGTCGAGTTTGTTTTCCAAAACATTCAACTTGCTGCGGCAACTGGTACGCCTCCGGTTGGTGGACATGGCGATGTGTTATTCAAAATAAAATCAAAAAACAGTTTGGTAAACGGAGATTATGTAAGCAAAACAGCTAAAATCTATTTCGATTATAATGCCCCAATTAACACGAATGATGCGCAGACGACTTTCGCTACCTTAAACAATCCGATTCACGAATTCGATAACAGTGTGAAAGTATATCCAAATCCGACTCATTCATTAATCAACATCAGTAGTAATTCTACAATTCAATCGGTATCCTTATATGATATTCAGGGAAGATTATTAGAAACTGATTTAGCTAATAGTAATGAAGTTTCTTTCGATATTTCAGGTAAATCAAATGGTGTTTATTTCCTCAAAATAACTTCAGATAAAGGAAGTAAAGTAGAAAAAGTGGTCAAAGAATAA
- a CDS encoding LytR/AlgR family response regulator transcription factor — translation MITAILIDDDKHLRKGLKALLERYTDDIAIIGEAESVKTGIVSIEKLKPQVIFLDIHLSDGTGFDILERIAINNSKTNAHIVFITAHEQYAVKAFKFSALDFILKPVDPEELQHTINKIKQVASKSNSFEHIDLLLENIRKKVDNFKRIALSTSDGIHLFEVSDIIRCEAKVNYTEFFIKNHKPILISRTLKEYEELLTEHGFERVHQSHLINLSYLKSYIKSDGGYVIMADNTNIPIAQSKKDKLQELIKAL, via the coding sequence ATGATAACCGCCATTTTAATAGACGACGACAAGCACCTTCGCAAAGGATTAAAAGCCCTATTGGAACGCTATACCGATGATATTGCCATTATTGGTGAGGCCGAAAGTGTAAAAACCGGAATCGTTTCCATTGAAAAACTGAAACCACAAGTCATCTTTCTTGATATTCATCTGTCGGACGGAACTGGCTTTGATATTTTAGAACGCATTGCTATAAATAACAGTAAAACTAATGCCCATATAGTTTTTATCACGGCGCATGAGCAGTATGCAGTTAAGGCGTTTAAATTTTCGGCTTTGGATTTTATTTTAAAGCCTGTTGATCCTGAGGAATTGCAGCACACCATCAACAAAATAAAACAAGTGGCAAGCAAATCAAATTCCTTTGAACACATCGATTTGCTTTTGGAAAATATCCGAAAGAAAGTAGATAATTTCAAGAGAATTGCGTTGTCAACGAGTGATGGCATTCATCTTTTTGAAGTGTCCGATATTATTCGGTGTGAAGCCAAAGTAAATTATACAGAGTTTTTTATCAAAAATCATAAGCCCATATTAATATCGAGAACGCTAAAGGAATATGAAGAACTGCTTACTGAACACGGATTTGAAAGGGTTCATCAGTCACATTTGATTAATCTTTCCTATTTGAAATCCTATATAAAATCGGATGGTGGTTATGTGATTATGGCTGATAATACCAACATCCCTATCGCGCAAAGCAAAAAAGATAAATTGCAGGAACTGATTAAAGCACTTTAA